In one Butyrivibrio proteoclasticus B316 genomic region, the following are encoded:
- a CDS encoding carbohydrate ABC transporter permease, with translation MAQVKANSMRVQAKKNKVHVFDIVNYVVFVIIALIVLIPIWKVLVDSFNSVGVYKFMLWPEDFTFNGYLTIFTTVRLYRPFLNSVITTVLGTLLGLVLSTLGGYVLTQKDMPGRNALSFFLLFTMIFSGGMIPEYLVMRQLHLVDTMWILVIKHGMNVYNLVLMKNFFEGIPESLFEAAKIDGCSPMGIFFKIVLPLSKAALASIGLMYAVTVWNDYSTVQIYITNPDQVNFQYKLRVMIMDGDTPTTAYKVSQNTLYYAAIIVAILPFMAAYPFLQKYFVQGVNVGAVKE, from the coding sequence ATGGCACAGGTTAAAGCGAACTCAATGCGTGTACAGGCTAAAAAGAATAAAGTACATGTATTTGATATAGTTAACTATGTTGTATTCGTTATTATCGCTTTGATAGTTCTTATTCCTATTTGGAAAGTACTGGTTGACTCTTTCAACTCAGTTGGCGTGTACAAGTTTATGTTATGGCCAGAGGACTTCACATTTAACGGATACCTCACAATTTTTACAACAGTCAGACTTTATAGACCATTCCTTAATTCAGTTATTACAACTGTACTTGGAACATTACTTGGTCTTGTTCTTTCAACACTTGGTGGATATGTACTTACTCAGAAAGATATGCCAGGAAGAAATGCACTTTCATTTTTCCTCCTTTTCACAATGATCTTCTCTGGTGGTATGATTCCTGAATACCTTGTTATGAGACAGCTTCATCTTGTAGATACAATGTGGATCCTTGTTATCAAACATGGTATGAATGTATATAATCTTGTACTTATGAAGAACTTCTTCGAAGGCATTCCTGAATCATTGTTTGAGGCAGCCAAGATTGATGGATGCTCACCAATGGGAATCTTCTTCAAGATCGTACTTCCTCTTTCCAAGGCAGCTCTTGCATCTATCGGTCTTATGTATGCAGTTACTGTATGGAACGATTACAGCACAGTACAGATTTATATTACAAACCCTGATCAGGTTAACTTCCAGTACAAACTGAGAGTAATGATCATGGATGGTGATACACCTACTACAGCATACAAGGTATCTCAGAATACATTGTATTATGCAGCGATTATTGTTGCTATCCTTCCTTTCATGGCAGCATATCCATTCCTTCAGAAATACTTCGTACAGGGTGTTAATGTTGGAGCTGTTAAGGAATAA
- a CDS encoding ABC transporter permease codes for MSKKQNVTTTSTGAPINQKPLGTRIWNNRGYYLMFLPVLVFVIIIYYWPMLGVRYAFYQYKLKNITWVGLKNFETMFGKKEFWTAFTNTLQISITKLLITTFTSVVVSVFLNEMHNMFAKKSLQTIIYLPHFMSWAVVAAIFQLFLSTSSTGFVNETLKSIGLITKSIDFLHSKALWRPIFYLINIWKETGWGTVIFLATLSGINPELYEAADIDGASRLQKIWYVTVPALMNTVIIVLILNLAKVLNLFESVFVLYNNRVFDVSDVISTYVYRQTFLTAIPDYGYTTAVGLFKSIVGCVLVLVCNWASKRIRGRGII; via the coding sequence ATGAGTAAGAAACAAAATGTTACTACTACATCCACTGGTGCTCCTATCAATCAGAAACCTCTTGGTACACGTATCTGGAACAACCGTGGATACTATTTGATGTTTCTTCCGGTACTGGTTTTCGTAATAATAATATACTATTGGCCTATGCTTGGCGTCAGATATGCTTTTTATCAGTATAAGCTGAAGAATATCACATGGGTTGGTCTTAAGAACTTTGAGACTATGTTTGGTAAGAAGGAGTTCTGGACTGCCTTCACAAATACATTGCAAATATCTATAACTAAGCTGCTTATCACAACATTTACTTCTGTTGTGGTATCGGTTTTCCTTAATGAAATGCATAACATGTTTGCAAAGAAGTCTTTACAGACAATTATTTATCTTCCGCATTTCATGTCATGGGCAGTTGTAGCAGCTATTTTCCAGTTGTTCCTGTCAACATCATCAACAGGTTTCGTTAATGAAACACTTAAGTCAATCGGACTTATTACAAAGAGTATCGATTTCCTTCATTCAAAAGCTCTTTGGAGACCTATTTTCTATTTGATCAATATCTGGAAAGAAACAGGTTGGGGAACAGTTATTTTCCTTGCAACACTTTCAGGTATAAACCCTGAGCTCTATGAAGCTGCTGATATTGATGGTGCTTCAAGACTTCAGAAGATTTGGTATGTAACAGTACCTGCACTTATGAATACGGTAATAATCGTACTGATTCTTAACCTTGCTAAGGTTCTTAACCTTTTCGAGTCAGTATTCGTTTTATATAACAACCGTGTATTTGATGTTTCTGATGTTATTTCAACATATGTATATCGTCAGACTTTCCTTACTGCGATTCCTGACTATGGATATACAACGGCTGTTGGTTTGTTCAAATCAATCGTTGGTTGTGTGCTGGTTCTTGTTTGTAACTGGGCTAGTAAGAGAATTCGCGGACGCGGAATTATTTAA
- a CDS encoding type 2 periplasmic-binding domain-containing protein, translated as MKKKVLSLLLSTAMVASLAACGSETAPADTTATETTPADTTAEAGAETAAAEDFTLETLNIVVDGTLTATVESGQKEFEEQWEAAVSEKLGHPIDLVINQLDHSDYAGTVSRLLTTGEVGDGSYPDALIMSATMLRQYQTTGLLWDMADAYANAEFQSRVTLPLVNENMKDAEGHLYGFAPTYGNGCVTYIKKSWLDAVGMKAEDIKTFDDYYAMLKAFTENDPDGNGSAGTYGVIAAGYGKLDEAPYINYMPEFWQGAYPSFYQKDGVWVDGFQEQATVDALARLAQGVADGVIDPDTEEAGTKQAREKFFSNDQTTSEGVFTYWAGTWLRTLTTNMEKQEVDNDLGDDRLVQLAPIQEIKDTWGGYLNREAPVWVITDDQDGNSAREQAIFDALLETMLDGDRVQTLWTYGAEDVHWSIHAEEFTTNADDPEKKKDYSYEEGEFHLKQSPNDPNSVWKKNHLDSVLVIAPLTNGYVDSDELVQAGNKFFTENCVDAPAAASCNTLTENEAALVEEKTTLMKQAIAGEITPEEAIAQYQADFGDIAQQILDELNAQ; from the coding sequence ATGAAAAAGAAAGTTTTATCATTACTTCTTTCAACAGCAATGGTAGCTTCTCTTGCAGCTTGTGGTTCTGAGACAGCACCTGCTGACACAACAGCTACAGAGACAACACCTGCTGACACAACAGCAGAAGCTGGTGCTGAAACAGCAGCAGCTGAAGATTTCACACTTGAGACTCTTAACATCGTAGTTGACGGAACACTTACAGCTACAGTAGAGAGCGGACAGAAAGAGTTCGAAGAGCAGTGGGAAGCTGCTGTATCTGAGAAGCTTGGTCACCCAATTGATCTTGTTATCAACCAGCTTGACCACTCAGACTATGCTGGAACAGTTTCGCGTCTTCTTACAACTGGAGAAGTAGGCGATGGTTCTTACCCAGATGCTCTTATCATGAGCGCTACAATGCTTAGACAGTATCAGACAACTGGTCTTCTTTGGGATATGGCTGATGCTTATGCAAACGCTGAATTCCAGTCACGTGTTACTCTTCCTTTAGTTAACGAGAACATGAAGGATGCAGAGGGACACCTTTACGGATTCGCTCCTACATATGGTAACGGATGTGTTACTTACATCAAGAAGTCATGGCTTGATGCAGTAGGAATGAAGGCTGAAGATATCAAGACATTTGATGACTATTATGCAATGCTCAAGGCATTCACAGAGAATGATCCTGACGGAAACGGTTCAGCTGGTACATACGGTGTTATCGCAGCTGGTTATGGTAAACTTGATGAGGCTCCATACATCAACTACATGCCAGAGTTCTGGCAGGGCGCATATCCTTCATTCTATCAGAAGGATGGTGTTTGGGTAGACGGTTTCCAGGAGCAGGCAACAGTAGATGCTCTTGCTAGACTTGCACAGGGTGTTGCTGATGGCGTTATCGATCCTGATACAGAGGAAGCTGGAACAAAGCAGGCTCGTGAGAAGTTCTTCTCAAATGATCAGACTACATCAGAAGGTGTATTCACATACTGGGCTGGTACATGGCTTAGAACACTTACAACAAACATGGAGAAGCAGGAAGTTGACAATGATCTTGGTGATGACAGACTCGTTCAGCTTGCTCCTATCCAGGAGATCAAGGATACATGGGGCGGCTACCTCAACAGAGAAGCTCCTGTATGGGTAATCACAGATGATCAGGATGGCAATTCAGCTCGTGAGCAGGCTATCTTCGATGCACTCCTTGAGACAATGCTTGATGGCGACAGAGTTCAGACACTTTGGACATATGGTGCTGAGGATGTTCACTGGTCAATCCACGCTGAAGAGTTCACAACAAACGCTGATGATCCTGAGAAGAAGAAGGATTATTCATATGAAGAGGGTGAGTTCCACCTTAAGCAGTCTCCTAACGACCCTAACTCTGTATGGAAGAAGAATCACCTTGATTCAGTTCTTGTAATTGCTCCTCTTACAAACGGTTACGTTGATAGCGATGAGCTTGTACAGGCTGGTAACAAGTTCTTCACAGAGAACTGTGTAGATGCTCCTGCAGCAGCTTCTTGCAATACTCTTACAGAGAACGAGGCAGCTCTTGTAGAAGAGAAGACAACACTTATGAAGCAGGCTATTGCTGGTGAAATCACACCTGAGGAAGCAATTGCTCAGTATCAGGCTGATTTTGGCGATATTGCTCAGCAGATTCTTGATGAGCTCAATGCTCAGTAA
- a CDS encoding UxaA family hydrolase: MSKFLQIHPDDNVVVCLEALNAGDKITLSDGREITAKEEIPAGHKIAIKDLSSNDNVIKYGYAIGHATEDISIGRWVHTHDIKTNLEGILEYKYEPDKADIDRKISQMGTKKASFKGFVRKNGKVGIRNEVWIIPTVGCVNNIATSLAKEANAYIKGSVDEVVAFTHNYGCSQTGDDQEHTRVILSDLINHPNAGGVLVLGLGCENSNIDVLKPYIGNVDESRVKFLVCQKSDDEMEDGINLLKEIIEATSTDEREEVDASKLIIGLKCGGSDGFSGITANPLVGRISDRIIECGGTSILTEVPEMFGAETILMNRCKDEATFTDTVNMINGFKEYFTKQGEPIYENPSPGNKAGGITTLEDKSLGCTQKSGDYPVMNVMEYGERTDTTGLNLLCAPGNDLCAATALASAGAQIVLFTTGRGTPFACPVPTMKIASNNTIADKKSNWIDFRAGQILEGKTFDELTDDLFEKILRTASGEKLKSEEAGFHDMAIWKRGVTL, translated from the coding sequence ATGAGCAAATTTTTACAAATCCATCCGGATGACAATGTTGTTGTATGTCTGGAAGCGCTGAATGCAGGTGATAAGATAACACTTTCAGATGGCAGAGAAATTACAGCCAAGGAGGAAATTCCTGCGGGTCATAAGATAGCAATCAAGGATCTTTCTTCTAATGATAATGTTATCAAATATGGTTATGCAATCGGGCATGCTACCGAAGATATCAGTATAGGAAGATGGGTTCATACCCATGATATCAAGACCAATCTTGAAGGAATACTTGAATATAAATATGAGCCTGACAAGGCTGATATAGACAGAAAAATATCTCAGATGGGAACTAAAAAGGCTTCTTTTAAAGGCTTTGTCAGGAAAAATGGCAAAGTTGGAATTCGAAATGAAGTATGGATCATCCCAACTGTTGGCTGTGTTAATAATATAGCTACTTCACTGGCTAAGGAAGCTAACGCTTATATTAAGGGCAGTGTAGATGAGGTTGTTGCATTTACTCATAACTATGGCTGTTCACAGACTGGAGATGATCAGGAGCATACAAGAGTGATCCTGTCAGACCTGATCAATCATCCTAATGCTGGAGGTGTCCTTGTTCTGGGACTTGGCTGCGAGAACAGTAATATTGATGTATTAAAGCCATATATCGGAAATGTTGACGAATCCAGAGTTAAATTCCTTGTTTGTCAGAAGTCTGATGATGAGATGGAAGATGGAATCAATCTGTTAAAAGAGATCATTGAGGCTACTTCTACTGACGAAAGAGAAGAGGTAGATGCTTCTAAACTTATTATAGGACTTAAATGCGGCGGTAGTGATGGCTTTTCTGGAATTACTGCTAATCCGCTTGTGGGAAGAATATCAGACAGGATTATTGAGTGCGGCGGAACATCGATTCTTACAGAAGTTCCGGAAATGTTCGGTGCTGAGACAATCCTTATGAACAGATGTAAAGATGAAGCTACTTTTACAGATACAGTAAATATGATAAACGGCTTCAAGGAATACTTCACCAAGCAGGGTGAGCCAATTTATGAAAATCCTTCACCAGGAAATAAGGCTGGTGGAATCACAACACTTGAAGATAAGTCACTTGGATGTACTCAGAAGTCAGGTGATTACCCTGTAATGAATGTTATGGAATATGGAGAGAGGACAGATACTACCGGACTCAATCTGCTATGCGCACCGGGAAATGATCTCTGCGCGGCTACAGCACTTGCATCAGCCGGAGCTCAGATTGTTCTTTTTACAACAGGAAGAGGTACTCCTTTTGCCTGTCCTGTTCCAACAATGAAAATTGCCAGCAACAATACTATTGCAGATAAGAAGAGCAATTGGATAGACTTCAGGGCCGGCCAGATACTTGAAGGCAAGACATTTGATGAACTTACGGATGATCTTTTTGAGAAGATACTTAGAACAGCTTCGGGAGAAAAATTAAAGAGCGAAGAAGCCGGCTTCCATGATATGGCTATCTGGAAGAGAGGAGTTACTCTTTAA
- the uxaC gene encoding glucuronate isomerase, translating into MKKFMDEDFLLLSEPAKKLYHDYAENMPILDYHCHISPKEIAEDRHFDNITQVWLGGDHYKWRLMRAFGLDEKYMTGDASDKEKFLMFAKCLGRAVGNPLYHWAHLELKKYFGYDGVLNEKTAEEVYDICNKVLQSPDMSVRKLIKMSNVTLICTTDDPIDTLEWHDKIREDASFDVKVLPAWRPDKAKNIRKPEFVSYIDTLSEVSGVKINSFATLKEALRVRLDYFASKGCNVTDHALEYVMYKPATEAEIEEIFAKRLAGKELTYEEDLKYQTAFMLFEGEEIAKRDWVMQLHFGCKRDNNTPMFEKLGPDTGFDTIDAYYPMGELADFLDALHSKKMLPKTILYSLNPNDNKIINTTLNAFNEGPVVAKIQQGSAWWFNDTKLGMEQQLASVAESGNLSGFVGMLTDSRSFTSYTRHDYFRRILCNYLGSLVENGEYPAEDLDILGEIAADISYNNAVRYFKFPLETR; encoded by the coding sequence ATGAAAAAGTTCATGGATGAAGATTTTCTGCTTCTTAGTGAACCAGCTAAAAAGCTCTATCATGATTATGCAGAGAATATGCCAATTCTTGATTATCATTGCCATATCAGCCCTAAGGAAATAGCTGAAGATCGCCACTTTGACAATATCACTCAGGTTTGGCTCGGAGGTGACCACTATAAATGGCGTCTTATGAGAGCGTTTGGTCTTGATGAGAAGTATATGACAGGAGATGCTTCTGACAAAGAGAAGTTTCTTATGTTTGCAAAGTGTCTTGGACGTGCTGTAGGTAATCCTCTTTACCACTGGGCACACTTAGAGCTCAAAAAATACTTCGGTTATGACGGAGTACTTAATGAGAAAACTGCTGAAGAAGTTTACGATATCTGCAACAAGGTTCTTCAGTCACCTGACATGAGTGTTCGTAAGCTTATCAAGATGAGTAATGTTACTCTTATCTGTACTACAGATGATCCTATCGATACTCTTGAGTGGCATGACAAGATTCGTGAGGATGCTTCATTTGATGTTAAGGTTCTTCCGGCTTGGCGTCCTGATAAAGCCAAGAATATCAGAAAACCAGAATTCGTATCCTACATTGATACCCTTTCAGAAGTTAGTGGTGTTAAGATTAATTCTTTTGCAACTCTCAAGGAAGCTCTCAGAGTAAGACTTGATTACTTTGCTTCCAAGGGATGTAATGTTACAGACCATGCTCTTGAATATGTAATGTACAAGCCCGCTACAGAAGCAGAGATTGAAGAGATTTTTGCAAAGAGACTTGCAGGCAAGGAACTTACATACGAAGAAGATCTCAAGTATCAGACAGCATTCATGCTCTTTGAAGGCGAAGAAATTGCCAAGAGAGACTGGGTAATGCAGCTTCACTTCGGATGTAAGCGTGACAACAATACTCCAATGTTTGAAAAGCTTGGTCCTGATACAGGTTTTGATACAATTGATGCATACTATCCTATGGGTGAACTTGCAGATTTCCTTGATGCACTTCACTCCAAGAAGATGCTTCCTAAGACTATTCTTTACAGTCTTAACCCTAATGACAACAAGATTATCAATACTACTCTTAACGCCTTCAACGAAGGCCCTGTAGTAGCCAAGATCCAGCAGGGAAGCGCATGGTGGTTCAATGATACCAAACTCGGTATGGAACAACAGCTTGCCTCTGTAGCAGAATCAGGTAACCTTTCCGGTTTTGTCGGAATGCTTACAGATTCCAGAAGTTTCACATCATATACAAGGCATGATTACTTCCGTAGAATCCTGTGCAATTACCTTGGTTCACTTGTTGAAAACGGTGAGTATCCTGCAGAAGATCTCGATATTCTTGGCGAGATTGCAGCAGATATCTCCTACAATAATGCAGTAAGATATTTCAAATTTCCTTTAGAAACGAGATAA
- a CDS encoding LacI family DNA-binding transcriptional regulator: MSNQMTIYDISKKAGVSIATVSRVLNGSTNVKPRTKKKVMDIIEQYGYKPNAFARGLGLNSMKTIGILCADASDLYLAKAIYYIEQNLRENGYHSVLCCTGYEMASRKDSLNLLLSQHVDSVVMVGSNFIMNNAEDNQYVKDAAATVPIMLLNADFDCSNVYCTLCDDYKATQDATEKMLDAGMQNILYLYNSNSYSGLKKLAGYQNALLTHDIPLKKELQQCFKGSHEDIDGVKNFVDHIYKKGIRFDGIVTSDDFLAVGAMNFARANNINVPGDLQIIGYNNSILTLCSEPDISSVDNRLEDMCIQLVKTLIGTLSQNEMPQKTIFSGELIKRGSTSF; encoded by the coding sequence ATGAGTAACCAGATGACAATATATGATATTTCCAAAAAGGCTGGTGTTTCTATTGCCACAGTATCAAGAGTACTAAACGGCAGTACAAACGTTAAACCTCGTACCAAGAAAAAGGTAATGGATATCATCGAGCAGTATGGCTACAAACCCAATGCCTTTGCCAGAGGTCTTGGCCTTAATTCTATGAAGACAATCGGTATTTTATGTGCCGATGCTTCTGACCTTTATCTTGCAAAAGCTATTTATTACATCGAACAGAATTTAAGAGAAAATGGTTATCACTCCGTATTATGTTGTACTGGTTATGAAATGGCTTCAAGGAAAGATTCACTCAATCTTCTCCTGTCTCAACATGTAGACAGTGTTGTAATGGTAGGTTCTAACTTCATCATGAACAATGCCGAAGACAACCAATACGTCAAGGATGCGGCTGCCACTGTTCCAATCATGCTCTTAAATGCTGACTTTGATTGTTCTAATGTCTATTGCACTTTATGCGATGATTATAAGGCAACTCAGGACGCTACTGAAAAGATGCTTGACGCTGGCATGCAGAATATTCTCTATCTGTACAATTCGAACTCCTACTCCGGTCTCAAAAAGCTCGCCGGATATCAGAATGCTCTTTTAACTCACGATATTCCTCTCAAGAAGGAATTGCAGCAGTGCTTTAAAGGCAGCCATGAAGATATAGATGGGGTTAAGAATTTTGTAGATCATATCTACAAAAAAGGAATCAGATTTGACGGTATAGTTACAAGCGATGATTTCCTTGCTGTCGGTGCAATGAATTTTGCCAGAGCCAACAACATAAATGTTCCCGGTGATCTGCAGATCATAGGTTACAATAATTCTATTTTGACTCTTTGTTCGGAACCTGATATTTCTTCTGTAGATAACAGATTGGAGGATATGTGTATCCAGCTTGTTAAAACTCTTATTGGTACACTATCTCAAAACGAAATGCCTCAAAAGACTATCTTTTCCGGCGAACTGATCAAAAGGGGATCTACTTCCTTTTAA
- a CDS encoding glycoside hydrolase family 9 protein, with amino-acid sequence MKKVLVNQVGFLCNAPKKAVLNFQANEFSVVDGNGKKAFDGKVEHFGTDEISGEDTNVADFSALTEEGKYKIVADGQESVLFTISNDAYDKLMKDICKCFYYLRCGDALSKEFAGEYYHKPCHMTKATVYGEEVEPVDVTGGWHDAGDYGRYSTAGAVAVAHLLYGVRFFKGLLDVHYDIPKVAGDKGNLPEILAEVKVELDFLMKMQRENGSVWHKVTTFNHAPFLMPEDDREELFLFSVSSLATADIAAVFALAYTVYKDYDAEYADKLMQKSLLAYKWLLDNPDELLFFNPDGSNTGQYDEAEDISNRFWAACALYEATSDGKYYSDAQELKNRLEEFDKYAQKKGYQGNVFTCLGWAEVAGLGSLSLLLKREENALCSLARNSFVAEADRLVKVSKENGFGLCMGANDFIWGSNMELLKYMMILSTAIRIDNKPEYKLALEAGLDYILGCNSMDISYVTGNGEKAFKNPHLRPTAVDDIEEPWPGLVSGGPNSGLHDERAQTLRGKGLPPMKCYIDHVDCYSLNEITIYWNSPLVFALSGILE; translated from the coding sequence GTGAAAAAAGTATTAGTTAATCAGGTTGGTTTTTTATGTAATGCTCCTAAAAAAGCTGTTTTAAATTTCCAGGCTAATGAGTTTAGCGTAGTAGATGGAAACGGAAAAAAGGCTTTTGACGGAAAAGTTGAGCATTTTGGCACTGACGAGATATCTGGAGAAGATACTAATGTGGCCGATTTTAGTGCTCTGACAGAAGAAGGTAAGTACAAGATTGTAGCAGATGGACAGGAAAGCGTTTTATTTACTATTTCTAATGACGCTTATGATAAGCTTATGAAGGACATCTGTAAGTGCTTTTATTATCTGAGATGCGGAGATGCTCTCAGTAAAGAGTTTGCAGGAGAGTACTATCATAAACCTTGTCACATGACAAAGGCTACTGTGTATGGCGAAGAGGTTGAACCTGTGGATGTTACCGGAGGATGGCATGATGCAGGAGACTATGGAAGATATTCTACAGCCGGAGCGGTAGCTGTGGCGCATTTACTATATGGAGTTCGATTCTTTAAGGGACTATTGGATGTTCATTATGATATACCTAAGGTGGCAGGAGATAAGGGCAACCTTCCGGAAATTCTTGCTGAAGTAAAGGTTGAGCTGGATTTTCTTATGAAGATGCAGAGAGAAAACGGTTCTGTTTGGCACAAAGTAACAACCTTTAACCATGCTCCATTTTTAATGCCTGAAGATGACAGGGAGGAATTGTTCCTGTTTTCTGTTTCATCTCTTGCAACTGCTGATATTGCAGCAGTATTTGCTTTGGCTTATACAGTTTATAAGGACTATGACGCTGAATATGCAGATAAATTGATGCAGAAGTCTCTTCTTGCATATAAGTGGCTTTTAGATAATCCTGATGAGCTCTTATTCTTTAATCCGGATGGCTCTAATACAGGACAGTATGACGAAGCTGAAGATATTTCCAACAGATTTTGGGCTGCTTGTGCTTTATATGAAGCTACATCTGATGGCAAATACTATAGTGATGCACAGGAACTTAAGAACAGACTTGAAGAATTTGATAAGTATGCGCAGAAAAAGGGCTATCAGGGTAATGTATTTACATGCCTTGGCTGGGCTGAAGTAGCCGGACTTGGTTCACTTTCTCTTTTGCTAAAGAGAGAGGAAAATGCCCTTTGTTCACTTGCTAGAAATAGTTTTGTTGCTGAAGCAGACAGACTTGTAAAGGTTTCCAAAGAGAACGGATTTGGACTTTGTATGGGTGCAAATGACTTCATTTGGGGCAGTAACATGGAACTTCTCAAGTATATGATGATTCTTAGTACTGCTATTAGAATTGACAATAAGCCCGAGTATAAATTGGCATTAGAAGCCGGACTTGATTACATACTTGGCTGTAACAGCATGGATATCAGCTATGTGACAGGAAACGGAGAGAAGGCATTCAAAAATCCACATCTTCGTCCAACTGCAGTTGATGATATCGAAGAGCCGTGGCCTGGGCTTGTTTCCGGAGGCCCGAATTCCGGACTTCATGATGAGAGAGCACAAACTCTTCGCGGCAAGGGGCTCCCTCCTATGAAGTGTTATATTGATCATGTTGATTGCTACTCATTAAATGAGATTACTATTTATTGGAATTCACCACTTGTATTTGCTCTTAGCGGAATTCTCGAGTAA
- a CDS encoding ROK family protein: MLYGALEAGGTKMVCAIGDETGKIYEQVSIPTTTPDETMPEIISYFRDKGIEAIGIACFGPIDLDRKSETYGFITSTPKTAWKKFNIVGYVEKALGIPVGFDTDVNGSLLGEITYGCAQGLTDAIYLTIGTGIGGGVMTNGKLLHGMMHPELGHVIIAKRSDDKGQCVCPYHDSCLEGLAAGPSIEKRWGRSAKELTDDAAVWELEADYIGTALVNYCMTLSPQKIILGGGVMHQMQLFPLIRRVFKEKMAGYINTKTLENLDEYIVPASLNDDQGIMGAIKLAIDAKTELL; this comes from the coding sequence ATGTTATATGGAGCGTTAGAAGCAGGCGGAACTAAGATGGTATGCGCTATAGGCGATGAAACCGGTAAGATATATGAGCAGGTTTCTATTCCTACTACAACACCTGATGAAACTATGCCTGAGATAATATCTTATTTTAGGGATAAGGGAATAGAGGCAATTGGTATTGCATGCTTTGGCCCTATAGATCTCGACAGAAAGTCTGAAACCTATGGCTTTATTACTTCAACTCCCAAGACTGCATGGAAGAAATTTAATATTGTTGGATATGTTGAGAAGGCACTTGGGATTCCGGTGGGATTTGACACAGATGTTAATGGGTCTCTTCTTGGTGAGATAACATATGGCTGTGCTCAAGGCCTTACAGATGCTATTTACCTTACAATCGGCACAGGTATTGGCGGTGGAGTTATGACTAATGGGAAACTTTTGCACGGGATGATGCATCCTGAACTTGGTCATGTGATCATTGCTAAAAGGTCTGACGACAAAGGACAGTGCGTTTGTCCTTATCATGACAGTTGCCTGGAAGGGCTTGCAGCCGGACCTTCGATTGAAAAGAGATGGGGGAGAAGTGCCAAAGAGCTTACTGATGATGCTGCAGTATGGGAGCTTGAGGCTGATTATATAGGCACAGCGCTTGTCAATTATTGCATGACACTTAGCCCTCAGAAAATAATCCTTGGAGGAGGAGTTATGCATCAGATGCAGCTTTTTCCTCTTATCAGAAGAGTATTTAAAGAAAAAATGGCCGGATATATAAACACGAAGACTCTTGAGAATCTTGATGAATATATAGTTCCAGCCAGTTTAAATGATGATCAGGGCATTATGGGAGCAATTAAGCTTGCCATAGATGCTAAAACAGAACTTCTTTGA